aggccagtcgactgccctggcgtcggctggtctttgcagtaaaaccaggtcaactgccatccgcggaccgagtcgggaagaatcatggccggaaaggaacttttccctctcatctgaacaccaagacccccacacatctgaatcacttgtgttctctcgtcactcggattggcctttttcaccgtctgagaacgacaggtgaaaatgtgcttgaaaagaccccagtgaggccgacaacccaagaaattctcgcacaaagacacgaaagcagcgagatacacgattgtgttgggagtaaagtggtggagttgtgccccaaagaaattcagaaatccccgaaagaaagggtgaggaggcaaggaaaatccacggttgacgtgggtggcaaggagatcgcgctcaccctcccgaggttgcggctcggattccttccccggaagccgcgtcgATCCATGGGGGGTCAGTCCTCCATCGGCTAGATCATCGAGGTCTTCTTGGCGGATCACCGagcagatccagtcgccctggatccagcccttcggcaggccggctcATGAGGAAGATCCaacccgactggtcgccttccccttcacctttgccaccgccttcttcgcccgctccggagccgccgtcttctccttccccatcgtcgccggcgagacgcgtacggagcggcAGCGCTAGGGCGAGAGTGAGCGCGACGAAGAagcctgaagaggagaagaggaaatgagaatgcactgttcaagaaaccccggtccgacgccttatatgaggtcgcttccgagtggctgactggtaggcccggacgatcctgtcaaatctcgtaacaatcgcgcgcgcgatacgtggcgaaaaaggtggcgcggggatcgaggcggctccgccctatcccatccgattactgcggcctcccccgtcccgtgcgcttcccaaaattcaaatcccACGAAACCTgcgagcagcagaacaacttgtcagacggaagatctcatccacaccgtcactcggagcttttcgagtaaagaaactcactcgacaaaaaactaagaatggatcaaggcgactgaaaaggaagttgttgtcatcactcgggttcattgatccgaaacaagatatgctcatggcatgaaaaatgagtcagagaagttctcaactccttccccactcaaacctcgatccattcgggggctaatgatgaagctatgtacctagggtatggtcatggacctgtcctaactgccctaccgaaggacatctctagaagaaatcacctttcaatcgacttggaggtgttccactcgacagactcgaagacactcgaccaagaagcaatcactcgaccaagatccaaccactcgacggccaggagacctaaagtcactccgcacgctaacggtcggtcattaagtagcttttatggtcatcatagcactttattaggggtgttaccagtaacgcccgaccttaatgtatttgaaaccctgcagaactgagggccggaggggtctggcgaactctatataagccacccccctcctcagtgtaaagggttcgcacccctgtaattcatacacacataatcgagtcgatcgcctccgggctccgagacgtagggctattacttcctccgagaagggcctgaactcgtaagccCCGTGTGCTTACaattactccatagctaagatcttgcctctccatacctgccCCCTACATTATTGTCAGACTTCGAACCACGACAGTATGCGCTAGGACTCCCCTCCTAAAAAGCTTCACAACTTTTGAGCAGATCATGGTCTAGATTAAAACATGTCCTTTACTTAAGAACGGGTAATATAGAAAATTCACATTAGAAAAACACTTGAAATAAAAAAGATAACGGGCGCTCTAGAAACCCATGGCGGCTAGTGCGACTTGTTTGGAGGTATTCGTATCCTTCCCAACCCTAACCCACTACCCCGGTCGTCCATGTATCTGTCAGAAGTGTTAGACTCCTCCACTTTATCTTACTCCTCACATTCCCATCATCCGACATAGTATGACGACATCTCAGCCCCTTGTATTCACATCACGCGGTGTTCAAACCGCACGAGCCACGAGGCCTTTTTTAAGGGGAGTGGTGTACCCAAGCACCCCTTCTGAAATTGGCATTCCCTTGATCCAAAGAAAGAAAGAGTAAAAAGAAACCAAACACTTCCAGCGTTCCCATGCACCGAATTGTACACAACCAATAGTTTCTACATTACtacatatgaatgatgcttatagtTGAAATAAAAGGCAACTCATTTCTAGTGCGTGATTGCCACCCAAGATTGCAATAGGCTACTAGGAGTAGAGTTTGACATGGGCCAAAGTAAGTGCATTATATATCCTTATTTCTAGTGCGCGATTGCCACCCAAGATTGCAATAGAACACCGGGTCAACTGACAATCCAATCCCTGGTGTTCTATTATATGTCAAGTTAAATACTAAAAAGAGCTACTATGAGTAGAGTATGAGATGAACCAGAGTAAGTGCATTATGTATATCCTCAATTATAGTGTGCGGTCACCACCCAAGATTGCAACAGAACACCAAGTTGGTTGATGAAACCAATCTAGTCCAATCCCTTATTGAACTAAAAGTCGGTATATGTACTTAGGAGTTGCCTAACTAAAGCATGCAGTTCAACTTGATAGATCTAGTAAGATTCAACTTGATAATCATTTAATTCCTAATGGTTTTTAGAaaaaaaatagttagaataactaacTCAAACGAAATATAAGTGAACAATCAAACATCGAACGGCTCCACATGGCTTCCAAATAAAACTAATTATCAGATCGAGTAATAAATTGTTTATTCCTTGCTCTCAATATGAGGTTATACATAACATATTTTGGTCTATCGTAACAAGTACTAGCTAGTATTTCAGTCTCTACTAGCAAATGTTACAATAGCAAACAGCCTTGATGGCGTTCTTCTTCTCACAGTGGTAGTCCTTGAGGCTGCCCTTCCTATCACGTGCAAACACCTCACACGTGGCCTTGCACAGCGGCTTGGTGCAGAAAAACTCCCCGCCGTCGTCAACGACCGCGCAATTCTCTGCACAACACCAAGAAAACAGAAACCATTATATTAGAATATTAGCGACAAACCCCCCATTAGATTAGATTATACGTGTTTGACAAACACAATTAAACACACCTGCAGAAATAGGAGTACCCACAAGTGCTAGCACCACGAGGAAGCAAACAATAGCAGCCCGTGTGTCCATCCCAAGAGTTCTCTCCTTTTTTGAACTAGGAAGGAAAAATATGTGTTCTCTTCGTCTATTTTAATTTGGCTATGGGGCTAACGTTTATGTCTTGGAGTGCTTGGAGTGTTGTCTTATATAGACTTATTGAAAGGGACAAAAATAAAAGCATTTAAATGCTTGTTAAACTTAGAAAAAGAGATAGAGGTGAGTCACACCCCAAAAATGGAAGCACTTAATGCTGGGTGAGAAATTAAATGAAAAAGGCAAAGAATATATGAGTGATGTTTATCCAATAACTAAGGCTTTAATTTTCGAATACAAAATAAGCATGACCATTCAAAAAATGAAGTCATCTTTTTGTGGCTGGTGACATTGATCAAACATGTTTTTGTTATAAAAAATGTCTAGCCACTTTAATTGCAAGCACCATTGTGCATTGAAATTCAATTGACTTCAACAAAACAATCAATATGAATTGCATCTTGATATGTAACCAGCTAAAACTAAAATTGTATGTAGTTTTGAGTTGACTAAATCACCATGTTTGGCTAGACAATGTTTAAAACTGTGTCAATTTGCACGCCACTTGGGACAATGCAATGTCAAATCTTGCACTGTTTTAAACCACCACAAGATAAGCAACCTGAGTTGGGCCCATGCCTCTTGCCACCCGCTGGCGTCCACCTCGAAATCTATACCAATATAATTTTTGTgtcacatgaatcatatagtattgGTCTAAAATATCTTTTCTCTCGTTGCAAAATATAAAAGAAAAATCGGCACAACAATATTATATAGACCCATCGCAACAATAGCATGCTTCACAGTGGGTGGGTCCCATGTAAATACATTTGGAAATACCTCAAAAATGCATATGTGTATTATTTATTATTGTCCAAGAATTCCACATGCTCACTCACAACAAACTGTTGAAGAATTTCATACAACTTAGAAACAATGCAAGCACAACATTTGTGTTACGACTTACAAAACTACATTACATTGTAGCATGCCACACATGTGTATGTAGTATAACGCAAATGAGTTCACAACAGAACAAAACAACGAATGGTAACTACAAAAAATTTCCATAAATCTAACATTTTACAACCAAAAAAATTGGTGGGCACTGACCTCACCTCATCAAACTTGCTCTAATATTCTAGTTAGTGTAAAGTTTTGGTTTAAGCTAAAGTTGCTCTAGTATTATACCAcaacaaaaaggaaagaaatggGGGAAAACAAAGAAGAGCGGAGCAGGGTGGCTTACTTGGATCTAAGCTGACCAATATAAATCGCATTGCCCACCTAAATCCTGATTACTCAAGCCGGCCCAAAATTGAGGGGCCACTAAAATAGAAGTTGAGCCTATGGTGCAAGAACAGAAAACCCGACTAAGCCATTGGATTGGATATGGATGGCACATGATCTCGTGGAGTGATCTCAGGCCACTTAATGTATATTTTATGAAAAAAAACCCTATTAACAGTTAGGTATAAAACAAAACATTTGCAGTGACCACCTTAAGTATCTCATCTCCCAATCCAATAGTGGAGTTAACGACCATTTACAGATTTCAGGTTTTTTCCAGCGACCATTTAGAGAATTTGCACATCCTCATATCCTATAAGTTCTATAAAATatattttcacatatcgagcacAAATATATGGTTGTAAGAATGAGGAACTCATACTCATGCTTATTTTAATTCTACTATTTACACCCCTAAGGTTGTTAAGGTCCAGTTACAAAAACTTGAATTTAATTCTCTTATAAGAACTTGTTAGAGCCATGTCATAGTGCACATCCTCTCGTGGATTCGATAACTCAGGGTTGCTCGTTCGGGAAAAGGCAGGGAAACCTTTGCTATCCAAACCGGATCTCAAAGAGCACCACCCATATCTCACCCTACTCGATGATACAACATCGACGACAAGGTACATGTGTAACCAACCGTCTGCTCCCTCACTCTGTCACTGTGGTGCTATTCATCACATCAAGTCGGGGCCCATTTCCTTCCGTTTGAGGTTAACAATTAAGGTTTCTAGTCTATATGAGGGCCTTCGGATTCAACTTATGAGAATTTTAGTTCAAATATAATGATGATTATTTCAAGTGGATGGTTATGTGAACTAGGTTGGTAGAGTGGTGGGCGACGACTGTTGCGGCGGACTTCAGGGATGTTTGATCTATCCACCTGGCTTGATCAATCAGTGTCGACATTCGTGCATCATTGTTTTGTTGAATGTGTTGGTTCGATTTGCTTGTTGNNNNNNNNNNNNNN
The Triticum dicoccoides isolate Atlit2015 ecotype Zavitan chromosome 3A, WEW_v2.0, whole genome shotgun sequence genome window above contains:
- the LOC119273713 gene encoding putative defensin-like protein 134 produces the protein MDTRAAIVCFLVVLALVGTPISAENCAVVDDGGEFFCTKPLCKATCEVFARDRKGSLKDYHCEKKNAIKAVCYCNIC